One segment of Gopherus flavomarginatus isolate rGopFla2 chromosome 8, rGopFla2.mat.asm, whole genome shotgun sequence DNA contains the following:
- the PIGZ gene encoding GPI mannosyltransferase 4 produces the protein MFLIVQVCDFAQTSFSSGKWSELRMSAKTFWGILALLRIFWCLLPQTGYLHPDEFFQSPEVMAGDILDLQVYYPWEFLSNSPCRTVVFPLITSGITYWMIKSLQQLGMWSNGINSYTLLVSPRLLLTTFSFILDYSVYRLAPFWGADRWNAMVLLAGSYVTLVFYTRTFTNTLEGLLFALLMVLVSPKAVGYGTDISQAKPTSSSLIGIITVAGFFNRPTFLAFALMPLLYWAVLNTTSQHSIKTIANHLLKLVSSTAFTAIIFTAADTLYFTSIGSEISLYSIKKNGLLSTIAQINQNVIVTPFNFLRYNLNPHNLAQHGIHPRFTHFAVNGIMLFGILHILAISVGLKMLKVNIHLLSWIRLHNYRPPTLLMLAKGNPTLLLFYFVPLAFLSLFNHQEPRFLIPLILPLVLLITPQNRTLKWKPIIIIFNVLGALLFGCLHQGGLIPCLFHLEQLIHSTEFLNHPAHYILLFAHTYMPPRFLLSINKRDPLVEIIDMAGTEENTLCQTLGQLANNIACGTRETDKERTCHFFVITPGTVRTTIQKCGVLFKNETLIFPHLTMEDPPQISFLFSEKWRSQLGLYILQIDRNEQSI, from the exons ATGTTTCTAATAGTCCAAGTCTGTGACTTTGCCCAGACGTCATTCAGTTCTGGCAAGTGGAGTGAACTTAGGATGTCAGCCAAGACCTTTTGGGGGATTCTTGCTCTGCTCCGAATTTTCTGGTGTCTTCTTCCTCAGACAGGTTACCTTCATCCTGATGAATTCTTCCAATCACCTGAGGTCATGGCAG GAGATATTTTAGACCTACAAGTCTATTATCCCTGGGAATTCCTTTCCAATTCTCCTTGTAGAACAGTTGTGTTCCCATTAATTACATCTGGCATTACCTACTGGATGATCAAGTCTTTGCAACAGCTAGGCATGTGGTCAAATGGCATCAATAGCTACACCCTTCTTGTGTCACCTCGTCTTCTCCTCACCACCTTTTCTTTCATACTTGACTATAGTGTGTATCGGCTAGCTCCTTTCTGGGGTGCAGATCGGTGGAACGCCATGGTTCTGCTTGCTGGGTCCTATGTCACACTAGTATTTTACACAAGAACATTTACTAACACACTTGAAGGACTTCTGTTTGCCCTGCTGATGGTACTAGTATCTCCAAAAGCAGTTGGTTATGGAACAGACATCAGCCAGGCGAAACCTACCAGTAGCAGTCTCATAGGGATTATAACAGTTGCTGGGTTTTTCAATAGGCCAACTTTTCTGGCATTTGCTTTAATGCCACTGCTTTACTGGGCAGTTTTAAATACCACTTCTCAGCACAGCATTAAAACTATTGCAAACCACCTCTTGAAGCTTGTTTCAAGCACAGCTTTCACTGCCATCATCTTCACAGCAGCTGATACATTATATTTTACCTCCATTGGATCAGAGATTAGCCTATACAGCATTAAAAAGAATGGCCTGTTAAGCACCATAGCTCAAATAAATCAGAATGTAATAGTGACCCCTTTTAATTTTCTTCGCTATAATCTTAATCCCCATAATCTTGCACAgcatgggattcacccaagatttACTCATTTTGCAGTCAATGGGATAATGCTGTTTGGGATCCTGCACATTCTGGCCATCAGTGTTGGTTTAAAAATGCTGAAAGTAAACATCCATCTATTATCATGGATCAGACTACATAACTATAGGCCACCTACATTGTTAATGCTTGCCAAGGGCAATccaacattattattattctattttgtTCCTTTGGCATTCCTTTCCCTATTCAACCACCAAGAACCTCGATTCCTCATTCCTCTTATTTTACCACTAGTCCTATTGATCACACCGCAGAATAGAACCCTGAAGTGGAAACCCATCATTATTATTTTCAATGTTCTTGGTGCCCTTTTGTTTGGGTGCTTACACCAGGGAGGGCTGATCCCATGCCTGTTTCATTTAGAACAGCTCATACATTCTACAGAGTTCCTGAACCATCCAGCACACTATATTCTACTCTTTGCTCACACCTATATGCCTCCCAGGTTTCTGCTCAGTATCAACAAGAGAGACCCATTAGTAGAAATAATTGATATGGCTGGAACTGAAGAAAACACCCTCTGCCAAACACTGGGACAATTAGCAAACAACATTGCCTGTGGGACTAGAGAGACTGATAAAGAAAGAACTTGTCATTTTTTTGTTATAACCCCTGGTACAGTCAGAACAACAATACAAAAATGTGGGGTTTTGTTCAAGAATGAGACGTTAATATTTCCACACTTGACAATGGAAGATCCACCACAAATATCCTTTCTATTCAGTGAAAAATGGAGAAGTCAGTTAGGACTATACATCCTTCAGATAGACAGAAATGAACAGAGCATTTAG
- the NCBP2AS2 gene encoding protein NCBP2AS2: protein MVLRRLLFTLLNNPRLIEKLSESRPIRVAAQVTASALTRAQLGGRAAARRLLREGGLARLRETFLREIKDGVRARARAQDWPRPPGNRRDGSGRGSQ from the coding sequence ATGGTGCTGCGGCGCTTGCTCTTCACGCTGCTCAACAACCCGCGGCTCATCGAGAAGCTGTCGGAGTCGCGGCCGATCCGGGTGGCGGCCCAGGTCACTGCCTCGGCCCTGACCCGGGCCCAGCTCGGGGGTCGGGCGGCGGCGCGGCGCCTGCTGCGGGAAGGGGGCCTGGCCCGCCTGCGGGAGACCTTCCTGCGTGAGATAAAGGATGGGGTTCGGGCCCGGGCCCGGGCCCAGGACTGGCCCCGACCTCCTGGGAACAGGCGGGACGGGAGCGGACGCGGAAGCCAGTGA